The stretch of DNA TAGTTTATCTAAAGCAGctataaatttatgatatttttttaatggtaTGTTTGGTTGGAGATGAACCAGAGATGAAAGGagataatatttaaatgaaatatatttgatttaatttttggtaCAAGTCAAAATCTTTTATATAGCTTATTTTATCTTCTCTCTATTTTGAGGatttggaaaagaaaaaaaaaattaatataaccaaaaaattatttaaaatctctCTCATCCTCTTAAACCAAACATTAAAGAATTAAAACTCATTTCATCTACTTTAGATACAAACACATCTCTATTCATCTTTAGTTCCCTCTCATCCACTcttctcttttaaaataaactaaacaCATATATGTTTTCCCTTCTCTCGTCATCCTCTCTCCATTAAAATCTCTCTTCTCCTTTTCTTTCATTTGAACAAAACACACCATAATAATCAGTCTGCAAATACAAttcaaatgataaaaaattataaaaatagtttatatattcGTATTTAGTATGTGAGTTTcacattacaaaatattattgcaCAGAAAGACAATGACATATCCACTCTAATCAATACAAAATAGaagttataaaatttatatgattattttaaaaattaattgattgataatgaaagataaaatcataaatagaacttttaaaattaaaaaagaaattggtatcttttttatatataagtaaatattttaaaattaggatatatttaattaaataaacaaggtaaaattataaataaataagtttaaaatagtaaaacaacaattcttttttctttttgtatgtAGACGAGATGATAAATATCGTGATAAACTTATACATATAACATAAAATCTCGAATTTAAATCCcaaatataatattcaatttaataaaatcaacATTTATAAGTTgagttaaaacttaaaaataaataacaattattcTACAACTCATGTTTCgaagattttattttatgttaaactTAAATGTATGCACTCTTTCTAACTCAAATAATAACACAAAAAGTAGTCGGTTatgaactaaaatataaataaaatttaacttaatttttttcatttaatattattgttatcaAAACATCTTTCAATATAACAAGTTTtagtataaaattaaataaaaagttgtaGTAGTTTATGAAATGTAATCAGTTTTTTTATTGcatacaaaatttaaatgcaaataactactatttttaatttttaatgtNNNNNNNNNNNNNNNNNNNNNNNNNNNNNNNNNNNNNNNNNNNNNNNNNNNNCTctgcaaaaatatatatatatatatatatatatatatatatatatatatatatatatatattatttatattttattacttgGGGAGTATGCAATTAATTACTTTCTTATTATTACTATCATATCCTAACTGAATTGTTAGTCAGTTGGCTGCAACAACAGATTGTTAGTTTAGTCTATTTCCTATTATACTTTAGGATATATATGTGCTGTTTTCTCACTTTTGTATTCATTCATTCTTCTTACTCAATACAAATTAAGAAGTGTTCTTAAGATAAATGTATTTGTTAAGAATATATatgtagaaaataaattttaaaattataaaaatatatattttttctttcaaactttttattttattttattgttagcATGATTTGATTCAGAAAATTGATCAACCGTAGTAATTACAATCGAGTTTGGAGATAGTATATGTGTAAAAGTCACTTCTGCTATTTGCTTAGATGTACATTAATTTCAGTCatgaaaaaaatgtatgtgtATATTAATTAGCAAGTCATACGTAGGATTCAAAGTACATTAATGAATACATTATGGAAAAAAAGCTATTGGAAAaactaaaatctaaattaataaaagtgtattgtatgaataataatattaatagtagAGTTAGTTAATTTTTGCTTGTATTCAGTTCACAATAAACAAacttttattgtttatatatatgaGACATGAAGGATAACTTTTTAAGAccgtaaaaataaaataaaaaacttttagaGTGAGATCCAAACTAAAAGTTAGTGCAAAGTAACTCAACTAAATAATTCAAGGTATAAATATGCTTTAAGAccttacaaatattattttttattttaatttttataaaaatacattttttttaatctttatacatatatattttttgcttttaagttcttagtattttgttttcgattgaaatgaaattaaagagtaatatgataaaaatcttaatattttgtttatattttagatcaataaatataatttttttttattgttctatGTCGTGTTCAAAGGGGAGTGtgtgtttatatattttcataaattatatattttttagattaagcaagtattgttttatatttaactactccaataatatatatttagcactttaaataaatttattaattaaaaaattaaaataaacaaaaaagttaaaaaagttGTCACTTGAGTGATACATCTCTTCgtattatttttacatttttaatctCTCCTActactataaataaaatatatttaaaaataaaaattgttaaaatattacttataaataaaattgattataaactTCTTACTGAtagatataatatttatattgaaagagatattattaattattacagATTCATTTTTCTACTAATTTTACTCTTTAAAGGGGCGACGATCACCTCATTAAAATTAGTATAGTTTTGCCACTGTTTACAAAATGCGTCCACACTCAGCAGAGTCCTTAGCAAACAACAACGTGAAACCTCAAATTCCACCATTATCGTTGGTAAGTATCTCACTCAAACTCCAAAACCAATTCTATAGTAACAGATGAGATAAGTTTTGCAcgttttgaaattaaaatcttAGATACCATGAATTTTATTGGACACCTGGcaaaataaactcaaattaattaaatattaaataaggaCATGATTTCAGATTATTAGTTACTGTACTCACTTAAACAATAAGTTATTAGAGTATTCATCCTCTATACagacttatttttattttggattaataaattttagtattAGATCAAATGACACTTTTTAATAAACTTATGtacaatacaaaaatatattggatCGTTAAATGATATTTAAGGTTAGGTAGAATTTGttagattaatatattaaagataTTATATCAAagtgtatgatattttaattgtataataatttgttacataattattttaagttttactttttttttaattatttatcaatttctGGAGTTTAAATATGATTCTCAACATGATATTAgaacaataatatttattccactacaatatattttcaaattttattatcttttccttttcgttttgaatttaaatttgtgaTTCTTCGTTATTTCTCAACTTGGTTctataatatttgaatattcAAGATTGAAAATGCTTTGTGATTTATGATTCGATTATTTGAAAGTTTAATTGTTCATTAGCCATTATCTTATTTAGTGATATATTTCACTataatttcattctttttagcCAACTTTCTTTATGTGCTTCTACCATATGgtagtaaaataattttctttgttCTTTTATTCTATGGTATTAGacattttttattctctttgtGCTTTCATCCTATGATAATTATGTTTTGTTAGTCAAATTTGACATTTGAAGATCCAAATATTGAAATTCTCGATTCTATAATTGAGTGTTGTGGAAACACCAAAAAATTTCAAGTTAGTCTAAAGTAGGTCGAATACTTCAACGAGAGTCATGCATCTCGATCACTACCACTTTCTACATGAATTTTATTGTTTAGCCGATGCGATTATCgtttgtattatttttcttgtaattttctttcattagtttcattgtattttttatttttcttgtatcATATTATTCTTCACAAGTTGGAAATGGTGTTACATACTTTCAACTTATgggagtaattaaaatatatttatagatatgTAGAATTTGTTAGGTTAGTTACATTAAGAACACACTATAAAAGTGCATCACACTCTAATTGTATAACAATTCTTTATAtgataatttcaattttttttctctttaattatttatatcttaCTTCTACTCAACCATGATTCTCAAGCaatcacattaaaaatatacattacaataataatatttgaacattcttaatttttattatatactcATTGAACGCTTTATTTTCTCTTAATCTCTTCTCTTATAGACACAATTGCTCATgcagtcccttaacttaatttcagatatcACTTTAGTCCTTTTTTCCCCCCAATTtggatatttatttaattttatcactaaaattcaaaaatataaagcatgaaaatataagtttatgtgaagatttgagttataaatttgatgaaatttgcattatataaaaaataataattaattttatgagttttgtttgataaTGTAATAGATAATTTCTGTATTTCTATTTTCTATCTGATGATAAATGTTTGGGTCGCCATCTTACTATACATTTGCCCGTTGAAGGTGGTTGCTAAACCCAAACtaattcatttataaataaagaaGCCACGAAAACAGAAAGACACATAATTCAATCCATCACTTCTCATTAACACAACACAAAAACACAATACCATTTCCAATGGCTTATCTTCACATTCTCTTAACcctctctcttctctctctcatCACATTATCTTCTTCCAATCCAAACACAAACACTATCACACTTTCTCTCTCCCCTATATTCACCAAATCCCCATCTTCAGATCTATTCCACTCTCTCAAAAAAGCAACTTCATCTTCTCTAAAAAGAGCTCACCACCTCAAAACCCgcaaattaagtaaaaaaaactctccttcttcttcttccaccaTAAACACACAAGTATTTGCAAAAAGCTACGGTGGTTACTCAATAAACCTCAATTTTGGAACACCACCACAAACCTTATCTTTCGTTTTAGACACAGGTAGCAGTCTCGTATGGTTCCCTTGTACCTCTCACTACCTCTGTTCCAATTGCAACTTCGCAAACATTAACCCAACAAATATCCCAACCTTCATTCCCAGTAAATCATCTTCCACAAGAATCATCGGTTGCACAAACAAAAAATGCGGTTACGTTTTCGGCTCCAACATTGAATCTCGTTGCCAAGGTTGCAATCCCCAATTTCAAAACTGTAACAACATTACTTGTCCTACTTATATACTTGAATACGGTTTAGGTTCAACCGCCGGTTTATTACTCTCTGAAAATCTCGATTTTCCGGGATATATCGTACCGGATTTTCTCGTCGGTTGTTCGATTTTCTCGACCGAACAACCCTCCGGTATCGCCGGATTCGGTCGCGGCGCAGAATCTCTTCCGGCGCAAATGGGTCTAACAAAATTCTCTTATTGTTTACTTTCTCACAATTTCGACGACACGCCGGTAAACAGTAACCTCGTTCTGCAAACCACTTCAACCGGCGATGGTAAAACAAGTGGCTTAAACTACACAACGTTTGTACAAAACCCATCCATGAGCAACCCTGCATTTCTCGAATACTATTATGTTAATCTTCGAAGTTTTCTTATAGGAGGTACACGTGTTAAGATTCCGTTTTATCTTTCTTCACCGGGAATGGACGGTAACGGTGGAACAATCGTTGATTCTGGAACAACGTTCACTTTTATGGAAAGACCAATCTTCGATTTGGTGGCACGACAATTTGAATTGCAACTTGCTAATTTTCCGAGAGCGACAGATATTGAAGCTGCATCGGGGTTTAATCTCTGTTTTGATTTCACCGGCAATAATTCGATACCGTTTCCGGAGTTAGTATTTCAATTTAAAGGTGGTGCTGAAATGGTGTTGCCTGTAGATGATTATTTCTCGTTGGTCGGTGATGGAGGGAATGTTGCGTGTTTGACTATTATGACCGATGGGAATTCTGTTCCGGCAACGAATACTGGTCCGGCGATGATTTTGGGGAATTATCAACAGCAGAATTTTATTATTGAGTTTGATTTGGAAAATGAAAGGTTTGGATTTGGGGCACATATTTGTCAAAGTAAtgcttaatttaattttttaatcttaatttgACAGCTTGGAAATAATAATAGTGGTGCATCATTGCATGTGACAGCATTTTCAGCGGCGCTGAAAAATGAACATCACGGTGGTCATCGAACTGCATGGTTGTTACCATGTGGTGTGGCGGCGaagttagtttttaaaattactatttacatttttatttatttatttattgtttatggGGTCAATGGGGTAAACATAATAAGAGAAACCAAATCCCCTTTggcttttcctttttattttgcttttgcATAAAGTTACCAAAGTTAAGATTACATAAATTATTGCCAGCTTAGTTATTGATTTACATCAAAGCAAATATATAAAGTCGTATTAGTCACATGTTATATTCCTTTTTTGTTTACACATTGTTCCTTTTCTTTGATAGTTGATGTTTAAAGTTGAGCTAccacttgaaaaaaaaaaattttgagcTGCCAAATTATAAAGTTTATCAAGTCAATCgtagtttaatatttaaaaaagtcaacggaaataatgttaataaaaatcaacaaaaggTTACtctttattgt from Cicer arietinum cultivar CDC Frontier isolate Library 1 chromosome 3, Cicar.CDCFrontier_v2.0, whole genome shotgun sequence encodes:
- the LOC101500418 gene encoding probable aspartyl protease At4g16563, coding for MAYLHILLTLSLLSLITLSSSNPNTNTITLSLSPIFTKSPSSDLFHSLKKATSSSLKRAHHLKTRKLSKKNSPSSSSTINTQVFAKSYGGYSINLNFGTPPQTLSFVLDTGSSLVWFPCTSHYLCSNCNFANINPTNIPTFIPSKSSSTRIIGCTNKKCGYVFGSNIESRCQGCNPQFQNCNNITCPTYILEYGLGSTAGLLLSENLDFPGYIVPDFLVGCSIFSTEQPSGIAGFGRGAESLPAQMGLTKFSYCLLSHNFDDTPVNSNLVLQTTSTGDGKTSGLNYTTFVQNPSMSNPAFLEYYYVNLRSFLIGGTRVKIPFYLSSPGMDGNGGTIVDSGTTFTFMERPIFDLVARQFELQLANFPRATDIEAASGFNLCFDFTGNNSIPFPELVFQFKGGAEMVLPVDDYFSLVGDGGNVACLTIMTDGNSVPATNTGPAMILGNYQQQNFIIEFDLENERFGFGAHICQSNA